A single window of Acidobacteriota bacterium DNA harbors:
- a CDS encoding DUF4388 domain-containing protein: MEFSGRLSAFPPGNILQWASSERRTGALVIRRSRVEKRIYFRDGKIVGCLSDDPAEYYGQYLLLQGHLDEKTFLRALYECKRRGQRLGAVLAELDLLTPDVIRQTLRQQIVDSVCDVFLWKQGVFYFETDAPPEEDILPRPIETVGVVMEGARWIDEVARIRKVFVHDHIVLRRGADRSLEGMSPLEKKIVAATDGAKHLKELHTVVRGSYFRFLEAAYRLCIREALDIETISEFQDQPSQEIRLVDLMLEQAAEEESALIGERQLALPLASLKGMVPVWVKALTDEEEGRLSPELLEFCQSLDGTRPLSSALSKEPDERRSQLEMLLVRLNLGNLALLPCAIEELEASENGGERWWRRLVPRRS, encoded by the coding sequence ATGGAATTTTCAGGTCGACTGAGCGCATTTCCACCGGGAAATATCCTGCAGTGGGCAAGTAGCGAGCGGCGCACCGGCGCGCTCGTCATTCGCCGCTCCCGGGTCGAGAAACGGATTTACTTCCGGGACGGCAAGATCGTTGGCTGCCTGTCCGACGACCCGGCCGAGTACTACGGCCAATACCTCCTGCTGCAGGGGCATCTCGACGAGAAGACTTTCCTGCGTGCTCTCTATGAGTGCAAGCGGCGCGGGCAGCGCCTGGGCGCCGTCCTCGCCGAGCTCGACCTGCTGACTCCGGACGTCATCCGGCAGACCCTGCGACAGCAGATCGTCGATTCGGTGTGCGATGTCTTCCTGTGGAAGCAGGGGGTTTTCTACTTCGAGACCGACGCGCCTCCGGAGGAGGACATTCTGCCGCGGCCGATCGAGACCGTCGGCGTGGTGATGGAAGGAGCGCGCTGGATCGACGAGGTGGCGCGCATTCGCAAGGTCTTCGTCCACGATCACATCGTGTTGCGGCGAGGAGCGGATCGCTCCCTCGAGGGCATGAGCCCGCTCGAGAAGAAGATCGTCGCCGCCACCGACGGCGCCAAGCACCTCAAGGAGCTGCACACGGTGGTGCGCGGTTCCTACTTCCGTTTTCTCGAGGCGGCCTACCGGCTGTGCATCCGCGAGGCCCTGGACATCGAGACCATTTCCGAGTTCCAGGACCAACCCTCGCAGGAGATTCGTCTCGTCGACCTGATGCTCGAGCAGGCCGCGGAGGAGGAGAGCGCGCTCATCGGCGAGCGTCAGCTCGCCCTGCCGCTGGCTTCCCTCAAGGGCATGGTGCCGGTGTGGGTCAAGGCCCTGACGGACGAGGAGGAAGGTCGACTTTCCCCAGAGCTCCTCGAGTTCTGCCAGAGTCTCGATGGCACTCGGCCGCTGTCGAGCGCCCTCTCCAAGGAGCCGGACGAGCGTCGCTCCCAGCTCGAAATGCTGCTGGTGCGGCTCAACCTCGGCAACCTCGCGCTGCTGCCCTGCGCCATCGAAGAGCTCGAGGCATCGGAAAACGGTGGCGAGCGCTGGTGGCGGCGTCTGGTTCCGCGACGTAGCTGA
- a CDS encoding DEAD/DEAH box helicase → MASLINYELLGTGIGLLPEPGGDGHTAIYVGKVVNLSRPLRSCTCRESSRRTCRHLRKLAAGVARAQRLWGGRGFQDFFEGTLWHRLATVLHSGRPPACEVVRVAHHAESGDLVFSDPSGAELMRYGDTSSARLRFLERAGKAPKGEETVDRAEILERLALFQLTPDEYRLRQARMPSNRETWQKSLWWRVAYHAVRELGDEGSFHPAIDRLDGRFILTYRDPTGQRMLEVTVPRQRVAQVLQLLASAFPDQDDLRVRPVPLEALHQVTGDGDLEVEVRPVLRALELDGEERFFEDRERFRYGSLVFLEELGVLAEVEKRAADRPLTRLRLERGQIPSFLESEREAFEDGSLVLAEPLRHLTLFKEIDDLRVDVGADHEKGLWESLAVTCGFADESVALADLIAAREEGRPYFETPAGWVDLHAPEIRALVSLAAGEEELSPGRLLRLKAIAGKTVRLDGAEAGRALLDRLLELRPSEPYIATAGLSSTLRPYQRLGVDWLRFLAENRLGGLLCDDMGLGKTHQAMALMVSMIEQDGRSGPFLVVAPTSVVPHWESKLEEHAPALIGRVYHGSHRRLPRALEPIPDREVVVVTSYGVLLRDIRRLEKQRFTAIVFDEIQNLKNRQTQVARAAARLRGDTLLGLTGTPVENSLDELKNLMDLVLPGYLGDDDEFQERYGGDDVPPQAMAELRRSLAPFVLRRLKSSVLEELPEKFEDLRLCRLSKRQQELYREVIETRGTALARVLRQGEGPVPYLHVFAMLTQLKQICDHPALALRDLDGADRYASGKWDLFRQILDECLDSGHKVVVFSQYLGMIELMRRHLVKLDVGHEILIGSSRDRGRSVERFNHDPECRVFLASLKAGGTGIDLIGATIVIHYDRWWNAAREDQATDRVHRIGQKRAVQVFKLVTEGTLEEKIAALIDRKRQLLEDVVEEDDPRLSKVFTREQLLELIAATPWDEE, encoded by the coding sequence GCGCTCGTGCACCTGCCGCGAGAGCAGCCGCCGCACCTGCCGTCATCTCCGCAAGCTCGCCGCCGGGGTGGCGCGGGCCCAGCGGCTGTGGGGCGGCCGTGGATTCCAGGACTTTTTCGAAGGTACCCTCTGGCATCGTCTGGCGACGGTTCTGCACAGCGGCCGGCCGCCGGCCTGTGAGGTGGTGCGGGTGGCCCACCACGCCGAGTCCGGCGACCTGGTGTTCAGCGATCCGTCGGGCGCCGAGCTGATGCGCTACGGCGACACCTCGTCGGCCCGTTTGCGCTTCCTGGAACGGGCCGGCAAGGCTCCCAAGGGTGAAGAGACGGTCGACCGGGCCGAGATTCTGGAGCGCTTGGCGCTGTTTCAGCTCACTCCCGACGAGTACCGCCTGCGCCAGGCTCGCATGCCCTCGAATCGCGAGACCTGGCAGAAGAGTCTGTGGTGGCGGGTGGCGTACCACGCGGTGCGCGAGCTCGGCGACGAAGGGTCCTTTCATCCCGCCATCGATCGCCTCGACGGGCGGTTCATCCTGACCTATCGCGACCCGACGGGCCAGCGCATGCTCGAGGTCACGGTGCCCCGCCAGCGCGTCGCCCAGGTGCTGCAGCTACTCGCCTCGGCGTTTCCCGATCAGGACGACCTGCGGGTGCGACCGGTGCCTCTCGAGGCCTTGCATCAGGTCACCGGAGACGGCGATCTCGAGGTCGAGGTGCGGCCGGTGTTGCGCGCCCTCGAGCTCGATGGAGAAGAGCGCTTCTTCGAAGACCGGGAGCGCTTTCGCTACGGCAGTCTGGTCTTTCTCGAAGAGCTCGGCGTGCTCGCCGAGGTCGAGAAGCGCGCCGCCGATCGGCCGTTGACCCGGCTGCGGCTCGAGCGCGGTCAGATCCCGAGCTTCCTGGAGAGCGAGCGCGAAGCCTTCGAGGACGGCTCTCTGGTGCTGGCCGAGCCGCTGCGTCACCTCACCCTGTTCAAGGAGATCGACGATCTGCGCGTCGACGTCGGAGCGGACCACGAGAAAGGACTCTGGGAGTCGCTGGCGGTGACCTGTGGCTTCGCCGACGAGTCGGTGGCGCTGGCCGACTTGATCGCCGCCCGTGAAGAAGGCCGGCCCTACTTCGAGACGCCGGCCGGTTGGGTCGATCTGCACGCCCCGGAGATCCGCGCGCTGGTGTCGCTGGCCGCCGGCGAAGAGGAGCTGTCGCCGGGGCGATTGCTGCGTCTCAAGGCGATCGCTGGCAAGACCGTGCGTCTCGATGGCGCCGAGGCCGGACGAGCCTTGCTCGATCGCCTCCTCGAGCTGCGGCCGTCGGAGCCCTACATCGCCACCGCCGGCCTGAGCTCCACCCTCCGGCCCTACCAGCGACTGGGGGTCGACTGGTTGCGCTTCCTGGCCGAGAATCGCCTCGGCGGCCTATTGTGCGACGACATGGGCCTCGGCAAGACCCATCAGGCGATGGCCTTGATGGTGTCGATGATCGAGCAGGACGGCCGCTCCGGGCCTTTCCTGGTGGTCGCGCCGACCAGCGTCGTGCCCCACTGGGAGAGCAAGCTGGAAGAGCATGCTCCGGCCTTGATCGGCCGCGTCTACCACGGCAGCCATCGCCGTCTTCCCAGGGCCCTGGAACCGATTCCGGACCGCGAGGTGGTGGTGGTGACCTCCTACGGCGTGCTGCTGCGCGACATCCGGCGTCTCGAGAAGCAGCGCTTCACGGCGATCGTTTTCGACGAGATCCAGAACCTCAAGAATCGCCAGACGCAGGTGGCCCGAGCCGCCGCCCGGCTGCGCGGCGACACCCTGCTCGGCTTAACCGGCACGCCGGTCGAGAACTCCCTCGACGAGCTCAAGAACTTGATGGATCTGGTGCTGCCGGGGTATCTCGGGGACGACGACGAGTTCCAGGAGCGCTATGGCGGCGACGACGTCCCGCCCCAGGCGATGGCCGAGCTGCGCCGCAGCCTGGCGCCCTTCGTCCTGCGCCGCCTGAAGAGCTCGGTCCTCGAAGAGCTGCCGGAGAAGTTCGAAGATCTGCGCCTGTGCCGCCTCTCGAAGCGTCAGCAGGAGCTCTACCGGGAGGTGATCGAAACCCGCGGCACGGCCCTGGCCCGAGTCCTGCGCCAGGGAGAGGGACCGGTGCCCTATCTTCACGTCTTCGCGATGCTGACCCAGCTCAAGCAGATCTGCGATCACCCGGCCTTGGCCCTGCGCGACCTCGACGGTGCCGATCGCTATGCTTCGGGCAAGTGGGACCTCTTCCGGCAAATCCTCGACGAGTGTCTCGACAGCGGTCACAAGGTGGTGGTGTTCAGCCAGTATCTCGGCATGATCGAGCTGATGCGGCGCCATCTGGTGAAGCTCGATGTCGGTCACGAGATCCTGATCGGCAGCAGCCGCGACCGGGGGCGCTCGGTGGAGCGCTTCAATCACGATCCCGAGTGTCGCGTCTTCCTCGCCAGCCTCAAGGCCGGCGGCACCGGCATCGACCTGATCGGCGCCACCATCGTCATTCACTACGACCGCTGGTGGAACGCGGCGCGTGAAGACCAGGCGACGGATCGCGTTCACCGCATCGGCCAGAAGCGCGCCGTGCAGGTCTTCAAGCTGGTGACCGAGGGTACCCTCGAGGAGAAGATCGCCGCCCTCATCGACCGCAAGCGCCAGCTTCTCGAGGACGTCGTCGAGGAGGACGATCCGCGCCTCTCCAAGGTTTTCACCCGGGAGCAGCTCCTCGAGCTGATCGCCGCCACTCCGTGGGACGAAGAGTAG